The following proteins are encoded in a genomic region of Papaver somniferum cultivar HN1 unplaced genomic scaffold, ASM357369v1 unplaced-scaffold_10, whole genome shotgun sequence:
- the LOC113325940 gene encoding auxin-responsive protein SAUR78-like, translating into MAKGLTKLKSVMKKWQSFGKRSSNGSSIAHNSSLSSSISSSSSDDQHQMYMAQGEGDLHPVYVGKSRRRYLISSEIIENPLVKELVDRSSGSDSFTVGCEVVLFEHLLWMLQNADPQPESLDEFVDFYAC; encoded by the coding sequence ATGGCAAAAGGATTAACAAAGCTGAAATCGGTAATGAAGAAATGGCAATCATTTGGCAAAAGATCATCAAACGGAAGCTCAATAGCACATAACTCATCACTatcatcttcaatatcttcatcatcatccgaTGATCAACATCAAATGTATATGGCTCAAGGAGAAGGTGATCTTCACCCAGTTTACGTTGGAAAATCAAGACGCCGTTATCTTATTAGTTCGGAAATTATTGAGAATCCGTTAGTTAAAGAGCTAGTGGACCGTTCAAGTGGGTCAGATTCTTTTACAGTTGGTTGTGAAGTGGTTTTGTTTGAGCATTTACTGTGGATGCTGCAAAATGCTGACCCTCAGCCTGAATCTCTTGATGAATTTGTTGATTTCTATGCTTGTTAA